The segment AGATGGAGTTGAATCGCCCACGCCCGCACGTAGGGCGCTTGGTCGTCGAGCGCTTTTAACACCTGCGATTCGTCCATGCCACCGGTGACCTGCAGCGCCCACATGCCGCGCAGGCGGCGGGTCTCGTCTGGATTGCTAAACGCAATGGTTTCAAGTCCCTCGCGTGTCGCTCGAACATCGCCCCCTTGGCTTGCTGCGCTGTCTCCGAAGCGCTCTTGTAAAATGCGGCGGGCGTGGCGGACATACCAATCGTTTTCGCTGAGCTGCATCGCAACTAACTCGGCATCGGCTTTCTTCGACAGATCCACGTTGGTCACTGGCTTGGCACCGCGGTAACTGATCTTGTAGATGCGGCCATTGGTGCGGTCCCAAATTTCTGGCTCCGGCCGGTGGCAGGCTTGTTTGTCGTACCAGTCGATCAAATAGGCATTGCCGTCCGGTCCGTAGCGCAGGTTGATCAATCGCGCCGAAGAGTCGTTGGCCAGCAAGAAGTCTGGACCGTGGGATGCGACATAGCCCGAACCCGCCTGCTTGAGTCGGTCCATGTTGATCCGCCGGCCGTGGATATTGCCCATAAACATCTGGTTCCGATATTCAGCCGGCCAAGCGCCGCCAAGATAGATCATCGTGCCGCAGTGGGCGTGGCCCCCGCCGGCGCTGTCGCTGCGGTTATTCCCGCCGTGCGGATTGGCGCCGACGTAATGCAGGTGGTCGGCGATGGTTTTAATGTCCTCAAAGGTGTACGGATTAAAATGCTCGCCTCCTTGCCGTTGATAGCGAGCGCCTTGAATCATTTGAAACAGGTGCGGGATGACGCAAGCTTCTTCAAAGGCCTGTCCCCAATCGTTAAAATCCAAACCCCACGGATTGCTGGTGCCGTGGCAAAAGACTTCAAACTCGTGCCGGATGGGGTGGTAGCGCCAGATGCCGCAGTTGATCGGAATTCGATCCGCTTGGGGCGTCCCCGGCTTGCCAACCCGCGAATGCGTAAACACGCCGTGGCAACCGTAGAGCCAACCATCGGGGCCCCAAATAAAGGTGTTCAACGTTTCGTGCGTGTCTTGGTAACCCCAGCCGTCGAGCAGAATCTGCGGCGCGCCGGCCGGTTTGTCGTCGTCGGCACTCAGGGGCACAAACAACAAATACGGCGCAGCGCCGATCCACACGCCGCCGAAGCCCACCTCCAGGCCGCTTACCATGTTCAAGTTTTCCATGAACACGGTGCGTTTGTCGTGCTTTCCGTCGCCATCGGTGTCTTCGAAAATGACGATATTGTCCCCTTTTTCGCCTTGTGGAACAAACGGGCCGGGGCTTTCGACGCGAATCGGCTGACCCTCGCGATCTTTGCCTGGAATTGTCTTGCGCTGCGGATAAACATAGGCCTCGGCCACCCACAACCGGCCGCGGTCGTCGATGCACATGGCGACGGGTTGCTGAATATCCGGCTCGCCCGCAAACAGCGTGACTTGAAAGTTTTCGGGAACCGTCATCGCCTTGGCGGCGTCTTCCGGCGAAAGACCGTCGTACTGGTACTGGTCGGGCTTCATCGTCGGCCGCGCACCTTTAGCGACGACACGGACGCCGGCGGGCTTTTCCGCATGAAATCGCAGATCGTCAAAGTTAATGTGTCCCCAACCGTCCGAAGCATGATCGACAATTCGCACAAAAACCTTTTTACCTTGATCGTCCTTCAAATCGATCGCCACGCGCTCGAGTTCCTCATCGTTGCGGCCGCCAACACGGGCGATTGCCGTATCTCGGTCGGCCGCGACAATCTCGACAAACGTGTCATTGTCTTCGCTGCCGCCTCCCACGAGGAACGAAACCCAGCGATGGGGCACTTCAAATCGTTCGGATGTGAGCGTGCCTTCCGGCCGATCGCCGGCAATTTCGTAGGTGCCGATCCAATACTGCCCTTGTTGGCCGCTCTTCATGTCGCTGCGGCGGGCGGAAACGGTGTCTCCCAGAATTGGTTGGCGGGCGAATGCCTCTCCTTCGACTTTCCAACCGTCGAGTGTGCCGGATTCGAAATCGAAGTTCAGCGGCGCACCCTTGGCGTTGACCGGCGGCGCGCCGGCCGCAGTGGTTGCCGATTTGGAATCGCCGGTCGTCGCGGCGAGCGCGGAGGCGGCAACGAACGAGCAAGCAACCACGAACATGGTGCGAATTCTTGAAAAAGTCATAGTTCGATCGAGTCTCATCGTGAATGCCAGGATTGAGAAGTCGAGCAAGGCCGCACCCTTGCGGCCGCTCGATGTCCCACAAGCTATTATTCTTGCTTACCCGCGTGCAATTTTGCTAGAGCCTGTCCAAGGATCCAAGGAGTCCGAGGGGCTGTCAACATTCAAACGAAATGGTGCGTCGAGCCAAATCGTCAATCGAGACGCTATCCGAAGCTTACGCATCAACTTCGTCGAGAAATCGAGGATTTTCGGAAGATTGCACCGATTTCGCGTCACAAAAAATACACTTTCTGCTCGATACAGCCTTGGAAGACGCCAGAATAGCAGACACCATTCGGCGAAGTAGCTCTTAGTTGGGGTGGCTGGTTGCAATCATCGGTGCGGCAGGCAGGACGGGGGCAGGGTCGATGGAGCAAGAGTTGGATCATCGCGAATTGGATCGGCGCTTCGCTGTTCTAGCAGGGTTCCTCGTCATCTTTGCACAATCGAGGATGATGCGTTCGGCGGC is part of the Pirellulales bacterium genome and harbors:
- a CDS encoding DUF1080 domain-containing protein — its product is MFVVACSFVAASALAATTGDSKSATTAAGAPPVNAKGAPLNFDFESGTLDGWKVEGEAFARQPILGDTVSARRSDMKSGQQGQYWIGTYEIAGDRPEGTLTSERFEVPHRWVSFLVGGGSEDNDTFVEIVAADRDTAIARVGGRNDEELERVAIDLKDDQGKKVFVRIVDHASDGWGHINFDDLRFHAEKPAGVRVVAKGARPTMKPDQYQYDGLSPEDAAKAMTVPENFQVTLFAGEPDIQQPVAMCIDDRGRLWVAEAYVYPQRKTIPGKDREGQPIRVESPGPFVPQGEKGDNIVIFEDTDGDGKHDKRTVFMENLNMVSGLEVGFGGVWIGAAPYLLFVPLSADDDKPAGAPQILLDGWGYQDTHETLNTFIWGPDGWLYGCHGVFTHSRVGKPGTPQADRIPINCGIWRYHPIRHEFEVFCHGTSNPWGLDFNDWGQAFEEACVIPHLFQMIQGARYQRQGGEHFNPYTFEDIKTIADHLHYVGANPHGGNNRSDSAGGGHAHCGTMIYLGGAWPAEYRNQMFMGNIHGRRINMDRLKQAGSGYVASHGPDFLLANDSSARLINLRYGPDGNAYLIDWYDKQACHRPEPEIWDRTNGRIYKISYRGAKPVTNVDLSKKADAELVAMQLSENDWYVRHARRILQERFGDSAASQGGDVRATREGLETIAFSNPDETRRLRGMWALQVTGGMDESQVLKALDDQAPYVRAWAIQLHLERNSKPGELVQKKLVEMAKNDPSPIVRLYLSSAAQKISTDRRWAILAGLLSHAEDADDHNLPCMYWYAAEPLAEVNAKRAFELALQSKVPLVEFMTRRIASLNDPQAMSLIGTQLLKASDAKTQLEMLNGLAADLKGRRNVDEPKTWPAAFKHLQSSKDQEVRDRALSLAVVFGSKDAFDLLRQRLLDAKQPLNQRHAALAALLQARDAQLVGHLQKLIEDQNLSSAALRGLANYNDRKTPEAILQVYGKLGSEAKREAVATLASRVAYAKALVEAVANKTIPATDLNADIVRQIRGFHDKDLDQRIYELWGTVRETAADRKQAMIQYQKMLEQKKDLPADLAHGRMLYSKTCAQCHTLFGVGEKIGPDITGANRPNLDYLLENILDPSAVVPKEYRMTVFSENGRVINGIVKTRNANVVTVQTAIGLVTIQTSDIESENDTSTSLMPEGQLKPLSDNDVRALIAYLQSPGQVPMEATPENAPTLFNGKDLTGWQGDPKLWSVEDGAIVGRSPGLKRNEFLKSQFLVSDFRLTLKVKLTPNQENSGIQFRSEAIEQGEMRGYQADIGKGWWGKLYEENGRGLLWKESGEKYVKEDDWNDYEVVAEGSHIQTFLNGQRCVDFNDPAGARKGIIAMQIHSGGPMEVRFKDLKLEVLSPK